A single Pseudomonas sp. MM223 DNA region contains:
- the fecI_14 gene encoding putative RNA polymerase sigma factor FecI (*Name fecI_14) — MIDAAPPPEPSLPALYREHHSWLETWLRRRLGNAWDAADLSQDTFLRVLTSAQPLADIREPRAYLLTVGKRLLSNFYQRRSLEQAYLDALAQLPEQHVPSPEQRWVLLETLQALDALLDGLKAPVRKAFLWSQLEGLGYAEIGKRLGVCERSVKRYMAQAYEHCLLAELQ, encoded by the coding sequence ATGATCGACGCCGCGCCGCCACCGGAGCCTAGCCTGCCTGCCCTGTACCGGGAGCATCACAGCTGGCTCGAAACCTGGCTACGCCGGCGCCTGGGCAATGCCTGGGATGCCGCCGACCTCAGCCAGGATACCTTCCTGCGGGTACTGACCAGTGCCCAGCCATTGGCAGACATTCGTGAGCCACGCGCCTACCTGCTAACGGTAGGCAAGCGGCTGCTGAGCAACTTCTACCAGCGGCGCAGCCTGGAGCAGGCCTACCTGGATGCCTTGGCGCAGTTGCCCGAGCAGCATGTGCCCTCGCCAGAGCAGCGCTGGGTGTTGCTGGAAACCCTGCAAGCACTCGACGCATTGCTCGATGGCCTCAAGGCGCCGGTACGCAAGGCCTTTCTCTGGAGCCAGCTTGAAGGCCTGGGCTACGCCGAGATCGGCAAGCGCCTGGGCGTTTGCGAGCGTTCGGTGAAACGCTACATGGCGCAGGCATACGAACATTGCCTGCTGGCCGAGTTGCAATGA
- the LRA5 gene encoding 2-dehydro-3-deoxy-L-rhamnonate dehydrogenase (NAD(+)) (*Name LRA5) yields MSQYLQGQTAIVTGGMRGIGLAIAQRLHTAGAQVVIWDLAVDGWDSTENGFEPVLRQAVDVSSLASVEAAFAETLARLGQVHILVNNAGINGPVVASWDYPPEAWDKVIAIDLNGVFYCCRTAIPHMRERGYGRIVNIASMAGKDGVQYISAYSAAKAGVIAFTKAAAKELAQDGVLLNCVAPAMVETPLMAEMTAEHIAASKAKIPMGRFLKAEEIANMVTWIAGPECSFTTGFVFDLSGGRATY; encoded by the coding sequence ATGAGCCAGTACCTGCAAGGCCAGACCGCAATCGTGACCGGTGGCATGCGTGGCATCGGCCTGGCAATCGCCCAGCGCCTGCATACCGCCGGTGCCCAGGTGGTGATCTGGGACCTCGCTGTCGATGGCTGGGACAGCACGGAAAACGGCTTTGAGCCGGTGCTGCGCCAGGCGGTCGATGTGTCGTCGCTGGCCTCGGTAGAGGCGGCGTTTGCCGAGACGCTGGCGCGCTTGGGCCAAGTACACATTCTGGTCAACAATGCCGGCATCAACGGCCCGGTGGTGGCGTCGTGGGATTACCCGCCAGAGGCCTGGGACAAGGTCATCGCCATCGACCTGAACGGTGTGTTCTATTGCTGCCGCACCGCCATCCCGCACATGCGTGAACGTGGCTACGGGCGCATCGTCAATATCGCCTCCATGGCCGGCAAGGATGGCGTGCAATACATCTCGGCCTATTCGGCCGCCAAGGCCGGGGTCATCGCCTTCACCAAGGCGGCGGCCAAGGAGCTGGCGCAGGACGGTGTGCTGCTCAACTGCGTGGCACCGGCCATGGTCGAGACGCCGCTGATGGCCGAGATGACGGCGGAGCATATTGCCGCGAGCAAGGCCAAGATCCCCATGGGGCGCTTCCTCAAGGCCGAGGAAATCGCCAACATGGTCACCTGGATTGCCGGGCCCGAGTGCAGCTTTACCACCGGCTTTGTGTTCGACCTCAGTGGTGGGAGGGCGACCTATTGA
- the fecR_12 gene encoding Protein FecR (*Name fecR_12), which translates to MTTHSPETREAVRAAARWLALLDAGDASETDLLRLAKWRASSSLHEDAWQRASLLRQRFNALPGALALATLDRPDTGRRALLKQALGIAALLPTAWLVSRELPLDAWTADMRTSVGERRQVLLSDGTFVQLNTDSAVDIDMNARRLTLLRGEVAVKVPANLNLTLQVPYGQVVLGGGEVCLRLVDEACRVLVADGVASLQPLRGPAHALHAGQQANLQVAGVGPVTALDEWLLGWREGVLRLDDRPLGELLHELRRYRPGVLRWAPELERLRVTGTFRLDDTDRVLALLAASLPLQVQTRTRYWVSLAARENRA; encoded by the coding sequence ATGACCACCCATTCCCCTGAAACCCGCGAAGCGGTGCGTGCTGCCGCCCGTTGGCTGGCACTGCTGGACGCGGGGGATGCCAGCGAGACCGACTTGCTGCGCCTGGCGAAATGGCGGGCCAGCAGCAGCCTGCACGAAGACGCCTGGCAGAGGGCCTCATTGCTGCGCCAGCGTTTTAACGCGCTACCCGGTGCGCTGGCCCTGGCCACCCTGGACCGCCCGGACACCGGTCGCCGCGCTCTGCTCAAGCAAGCCCTGGGTATCGCGGCGCTGCTGCCGACAGCTTGGCTGGTCAGCCGAGAGCTGCCGCTGGACGCCTGGACCGCCGACATGCGCACCTCGGTAGGCGAGCGTCGGCAGGTGCTATTGAGCGATGGCACATTCGTGCAGTTGAATACCGACAGTGCGGTGGATATCGACATGAATGCACGGCGCCTCACGTTGCTTCGCGGAGAAGTGGCGGTCAAGGTACCCGCCAACCTGAACCTGACATTGCAGGTGCCTTATGGGCAGGTGGTGCTCGGCGGTGGTGAAGTTTGCCTGCGGCTGGTCGATGAGGCCTGCCGGGTCCTGGTGGCCGATGGCGTAGCCAGCCTGCAGCCACTGCGCGGCCCGGCACACGCACTGCACGCCGGGCAGCAGGCCAACTTGCAAGTGGCGGGCGTCGGCCCGGTCACAGCCCTGGACGAATGGTTGCTGGGCTGGCGTGAAGGCGTGCTGCGGCTGGATGACCGCCCCTTGGGCGAGCTGTTGCACGAACTGCGAAGGTATCGCCCAGGTGTGCTGCGTTGGGCGCCTGAGCTGGAGCGCCTGCGGGTGACCGGTACGTTCCGCCTGGACGATACTGACCGGGTGCTGGCCTTGCTGGCCGCCAGCCTGCCGTTGCAGGTGCAGACGCGCACGCGTTACTGGGTCAGCCTGGCTGCGCGAGAAAATCGTGCATGA
- the gudP_5 gene encoding putative glucarate transporter (*Name gudP_5), giving the protein MNTEQNASLGVFDTPARAQQRTRTRFMILALISGGTMINYLDRSVMGIAAPSISADLGLNAAMMGVIFSAFSWTYAAAQIPGGILIDRLGTKLTYWLALTLWSLFTGLQGLAQGFLSLLGMRFLVGMTEAPCFPTNSRVVATWFPQSERARATGIYTFAEYTGLAFLTPLLFWVLHAYGWRFLLLAVGLMGILYGLVWWRKYHEPHESTTANQAELDYIAAGGGVVDGGQKATQFRWSQIPALLKHRNMLGICLGQFACNSTNVFFLTWFPTYLVTERHMPWLKVGWVAVLPFIAASLGTLVGGWLSDALLRRGYSLNVARKLPVIAGLLTASVIVLANYVESDALVITILCIAYFAQGMSALAWMIVSDIAPKGLLGLSGGLFNLFANAAGIVTPLTIGIIVSLTGSFVWALAFVSSITVLGALCYLFMVSDLRRLPEIPSVENGAKQ; this is encoded by the coding sequence ATGAACACTGAACAGAACGCCAGCCTCGGGGTGTTTGACACCCCGGCGCGCGCGCAGCAACGCACCCGCACCCGCTTCATGATTTTGGCGCTGATTTCGGGCGGCACCATGATCAACTACCTCGACCGCAGCGTGATGGGCATTGCCGCGCCCAGCATCAGTGCCGACCTGGGCCTGAACGCAGCGATGATGGGGGTGATCTTTTCTGCCTTCTCGTGGACCTACGCCGCCGCGCAAATCCCGGGTGGCATCCTCATCGACCGGCTGGGTACCAAACTCACCTACTGGCTGGCGCTGACGCTGTGGTCGCTGTTCACCGGCCTGCAAGGGTTGGCGCAGGGCTTCCTGTCGTTGCTGGGCATGCGTTTTCTGGTGGGCATGACCGAAGCACCGTGCTTCCCGACCAACAGCCGGGTGGTGGCTACCTGGTTCCCGCAGAGTGAGCGGGCCAGGGCGACCGGTATCTATACCTTTGCCGAATACACCGGGCTGGCGTTCCTGACGCCGCTGCTGTTCTGGGTGCTGCATGCCTATGGCTGGCGCTTTTTGCTGCTGGCCGTGGGCCTGATGGGCATCCTCTATGGCCTGGTGTGGTGGCGCAAGTACCACGAGCCACACGAGTCGACTACCGCCAACCAGGCTGAACTCGACTACATCGCTGCCGGTGGCGGGGTGGTCGATGGCGGGCAGAAAGCCACCCAGTTCCGCTGGTCGCAGATCCCGGCGCTGCTCAAGCACCGCAACATGCTGGGCATTTGCCTGGGGCAGTTCGCCTGCAACTCTACCAACGTGTTCTTCCTGACCTGGTTCCCCACCTACCTGGTGACTGAGCGGCATATGCCCTGGCTCAAGGTTGGCTGGGTGGCGGTGTTGCCGTTCATTGCCGCATCGCTGGGCACGCTGGTCGGCGGCTGGTTGTCCGACGCCTTGCTGCGCCGTGGCTACTCGCTGAATGTGGCGCGCAAGCTGCCGGTCATCGCCGGGTTGCTCACTGCCTCGGTGATCGTGCTGGCCAACTACGTCGAGTCCGACGCGCTGGTCATCACCATCCTGTGCATCGCCTATTTCGCCCAGGGCATGTCGGCGCTGGCCTGGATGATCGTGTCCGACATCGCCCCCAAAGGTTTGCTGGGCCTAAGCGGTGGCCTGTTCAACCTGTTTGCCAACGCGGCGGGCATCGTTACCCCCCTCACCATCGGCATCATCGTTTCGCTGACCGGCTCGTTTGTCTGGGCCCTGGCGTTCGTGTCGTCGATCACCGTGCTGGGGGCGCTGTGCTACCTGTTCATGGTCAGCGACCTGCGTCGCTTGCCGGAAATTCCTTCTGTCGAAAATGGAGCTAAACAATGA
- the fcuA_1 gene encoding Ferrichrome receptor FcuA (*Name fcuA_1) produces MSAVMSCRLRPLVRAVRPLFAMSLLLSTPAWADEPARRAYQVPAASLGAALTRFADQAGVSLSLDPAMVQGRQSNGLSGSYSVEEGFMQLLRGSGLQLLPVGEGAFTLMPAPEAGGALEIAPTSIVGGLAASNEAQPYAGGQVARQGAQGLLGSRDFMETPFSITSYTGELVKNQQARTLGELIATDPSVRATNPAGGRFEQFTIRGFSLFNSDVAYNGLYGILPTYSIDMEMADRVDIIKGPSQLINGISPRGSVGGGINVQPKRAGDKPITEFTGSYASAGQAGGAVDVGRRFGEGQQFGVRFNGVKQAGDTEWDHQRVEREMAVLGLDFRGERLRLSADLGHTERDTDAPQERVLVGANAKVPDANDVRHNYAQAWSKARTNDTFGALHAEYDVSESLLAYGAVGARKSNHDFLRHNVSITNDAGDFTVQPRDFTRDETVRTAMAGVRNWFHTGPVSHELNLAATYFYMDFTNGGARYASAPSNLYNPVATPTPGTPTRIDPEVYTENRFSGVALADTLGFFDDRLLLTLGARWQRVQVDDWSDGVKGDTAYDEEKVSPSGGVLLKVTDQLSLYANYMEGLSQGKIAPSTSVNEDQIFPPFTSRQVEVGAKYDLGKVAFTASAFRIRQPAYETNATSRVFGPNGKRDNRGIELSVFGEPVQGVRVLGGVMFIDSELTDTVGGAFDGNRAPATPEYNVNLGAEWDVPGVNGLTLTARGIHSSSQYLDQNNSKQIDGWERYDLGARYAFKVDATEVTLRGSVENVLDDRYWSSAGASDDSEPGLTLSTPRTYLLSATVSF; encoded by the coding sequence ATGTCAGCAGTAATGTCTTGCCGCCTGCGCCCACTGGTGCGTGCAGTGCGCCCGTTGTTCGCCATGAGCCTGTTGTTGTCTACACCTGCCTGGGCTGATGAGCCGGCGCGTCGTGCCTATCAGGTGCCGGCCGCCAGCCTGGGCGCCGCACTTACCCGGTTTGCCGACCAGGCTGGCGTCAGCCTTTCGCTGGACCCGGCAATGGTCCAGGGCCGGCAGAGTAATGGCCTGTCGGGTAGCTACAGTGTCGAAGAAGGTTTTATGCAGCTGCTACGCGGCAGTGGCCTTCAGTTGCTGCCTGTAGGTGAGGGCGCCTTTACCCTGATGCCGGCACCCGAGGCCGGTGGTGCTTTGGAAATCGCCCCGACCAGCATCGTTGGCGGGCTGGCCGCAAGCAACGAAGCGCAGCCGTATGCTGGCGGCCAAGTGGCACGGCAGGGCGCGCAAGGCTTGTTGGGTTCGCGCGATTTCATGGAAACCCCGTTCAGCATCACCAGCTACACCGGCGAGCTGGTAAAGAACCAGCAAGCGCGAACCTTGGGCGAGCTCATCGCCACCGACCCCTCGGTGCGGGCCACCAACCCGGCGGGTGGGCGCTTTGAGCAGTTCACCATTCGCGGCTTCAGCCTGTTCAACAGTGATGTGGCGTACAACGGCCTGTACGGCATCTTGCCGACCTACTCGATCGACATGGAAATGGCCGACCGGGTCGACATCATCAAAGGCCCCAGCCAGTTGATCAACGGCATTTCGCCGCGTGGCAGTGTGGGCGGCGGTATCAATGTGCAGCCCAAGCGGGCCGGCGACAAGCCGATCACCGAGTTCACCGGCAGCTACGCGTCGGCTGGCCAGGCAGGCGGCGCGGTGGACGTTGGCCGGCGCTTTGGCGAAGGCCAGCAGTTCGGTGTGCGCTTCAACGGTGTGAAGCAGGCGGGCGATACCGAATGGGATCACCAGCGCGTCGAGCGCGAAATGGCGGTGCTGGGCCTGGATTTTCGTGGCGAGCGCCTGCGGCTGTCGGCAGACCTCGGCCACACCGAGCGCGACACCGATGCACCACAAGAGCGTGTGTTGGTTGGCGCCAACGCCAAAGTGCCGGATGCCAATGATGTACGCCACAACTACGCCCAGGCCTGGAGCAAGGCACGCACCAACGACACCTTTGGCGCGCTGCATGCCGAGTACGACGTCAGCGAGTCGCTGCTGGCCTATGGCGCGGTCGGTGCGCGTAAAAGCAACCATGACTTCCTGCGGCATAACGTGTCCATCACCAACGATGCCGGTGACTTCACCGTGCAGCCGCGCGACTTTACCCGCGATGAAACGGTGCGCACCGCCATGGCGGGTGTACGTAACTGGTTCCACACCGGGCCCGTCAGCCACGAGCTGAACCTCGCGGCCACCTACTTCTACATGGACTTCACCAACGGCGGCGCGCGCTATGCTTCGGCGCCCAGCAACCTCTACAACCCGGTAGCGACACCGACGCCTGGAACCCCCACCCGCATCGATCCCGAGGTCTACACCGAAAACCGCTTCTCTGGCGTGGCCCTGGCCGACACCCTCGGGTTTTTCGATGACCGTCTGCTGCTGACCCTGGGCGCGCGCTGGCAGCGGGTGCAGGTGGATGACTGGAGCGACGGCGTCAAAGGCGATACCGCCTACGACGAAGAAAAGGTCTCGCCTTCTGGCGGCGTGTTGCTCAAGGTCACCGACCAGCTGTCGCTGTACGCCAACTACATGGAAGGCCTGAGCCAGGGCAAGATCGCGCCGTCGACCTCGGTCAACGAAGACCAGATCTTCCCGCCGTTCACCAGCCGCCAGGTCGAGGTGGGGGCCAAGTATGACCTGGGCAAGGTGGCCTTTACGGCAAGCGCCTTCCGCATTCGGCAGCCGGCCTACGAGACCAACGCGACCTCGCGGGTTTTTGGCCCCAATGGCAAGCGCGACAACCGCGGTATCGAGCTGAGCGTGTTCGGTGAACCCGTGCAGGGGGTGCGGGTGCTGGGTGGGGTGATGTTTATCGACAGCGAGCTGACCGACACCGTGGGCGGCGCCTTTGATGGCAACCGCGCGCCGGCCACGCCCGAGTACAACGTCAACCTTGGCGCCGAGTGGGATGTGCCGGGGGTGAACGGCCTGACCCTGACGGCACGGGGCATTCACTCCAGCTCGCAGTACCTGGACCAGAACAACAGCAAGCAGATCGATGGCTGGGAACGCTACGACCTGGGGGCGCGCTATGCGTTCAAGGTGGATGCCACCGAGGTTACCTTGCGGGGCAGTGTCGAGAACGTGCTGGACGATCGTTACTGGAGTTCGGCGGGGGCTTCGGATGACAGTGAGCCGGGCTTGACCCTTTCCACGCCGCGTACCTACCTGCTTTCGGCAACAGTAAGCTTCTAA
- the pgm gene encoding Phosphoglucomutase (*Name pgm), giving the protein MTLSPLAGKPAPASVLVDIPRLLTAYYTGRPDAAVAAQRVAFGTSGHRGTSLELSFNEYHVLAITQAICLYRQEKGIDGPLFIGADTHALSAPATASALEVLAANGVQVMLSKDDEYTPTPAVSHAILCHNRGRQQGLADGIVITPSHNPPQSGGFKYNPPNGGPADSDVTKWVEAKANELLAANLAGVKRMDHAQALQAPTTQRHDYVSSYVADLENVIDFDVIRNAKLRLGVDPLGGAGVRYWSAIAEHYKLDLEVVNTEVDPTFRFMTVDWDGQIRMDPSSPYAMQGLIGLRERFDVAFACDPDHDRHGIVTSDGLLAPNNYLAVAIDYLYRHRPQWRTDAAVGKTVVSSGLIDRVTQRLGRELYEVPVGFKFFAQGLFDGSLGFGGEESAGASFLRRDGSVWATDKDGLIPALLAAEMTARTGRNPSQAYADLTKALGKPFATRVEAKADVRQKALLSKLAPEQVKSTELAGELIVQILSHAPGNGQAIGGLKVMTANGWFAARPSGTEDIYKIYAESFIDEAHLQRLVQEAQVLVDAAIA; this is encoded by the coding sequence ATGACGCTCAGTCCTTTGGCAGGCAAGCCGGCTCCGGCCAGCGTGCTGGTCGATATTCCCCGACTGCTCACCGCCTACTACACCGGCCGCCCCGATGCTGCCGTGGCGGCCCAGCGGGTGGCCTTCGGCACCTCGGGGCACCGGGGCACTTCGCTTGAATTGAGTTTCAACGAATACCACGTGCTGGCCATCACCCAGGCCATCTGCCTGTACCGCCAGGAAAAGGGCATCGATGGCCCGCTGTTCATCGGCGCCGACACCCACGCACTGTCGGCACCGGCCACTGCCAGCGCGCTGGAAGTGCTGGCTGCCAATGGCGTGCAGGTGATGCTGTCCAAGGACGACGAATACACGCCCACGCCGGCCGTGTCCCACGCCATCCTCTGCCATAACCGTGGCCGCCAGCAGGGCCTGGCCGACGGCATCGTCATCACCCCGTCGCACAACCCGCCGCAAAGCGGTGGCTTCAAGTACAACCCGCCCAATGGCGGCCCGGCTGACAGCGACGTGACCAAGTGGGTCGAGGCCAAGGCCAACGAGTTGCTGGCGGCGAACCTGGCGGGCGTCAAGCGCATGGACCACGCCCAGGCGCTGCAGGCCCCGACTACCCAGCGCCACGACTACGTGAGCAGCTATGTGGCAGACCTGGAAAACGTCATCGACTTCGACGTCATCCGCAACGCCAAGCTGCGCCTGGGTGTCGACCCGCTGGGCGGGGCAGGGGTGCGTTACTGGTCGGCCATTGCCGAACACTACAAGCTGGACCTGGAAGTGGTGAACACCGAGGTGGACCCGACCTTCCGCTTCATGACCGTCGACTGGGACGGCCAGATCCGCATGGACCCTTCTTCGCCGTACGCCATGCAGGGCCTGATCGGCCTGCGCGAGCGCTTCGACGTGGCCTTCGCCTGCGACCCGGACCACGACCGCCACGGCATCGTCACTTCGGACGGCCTGCTGGCACCGAACAACTACCTGGCCGTGGCCATCGACTACCTGTACCGTCACCGCCCGCAATGGCGTACCGACGCCGCCGTGGGCAAGACCGTGGTCTCCAGCGGCCTGATCGACCGCGTCACCCAGCGCCTGGGCCGTGAGTTGTACGAAGTACCGGTGGGCTTCAAGTTCTTTGCCCAGGGCCTGTTCGACGGCTCGCTTGGCTTTGGTGGTGAAGAGAGTGCCGGTGCGTCGTTCCTGCGCCGTGATGGTTCGGTCTGGGCCACCGACAAAGACGGGCTGATCCCGGCCTTGCTGGCCGCCGAGATGACCGCCCGCACCGGGCGCAACCCGAGCCAGGCCTACGCCGACCTGACCAAGGCACTAGGCAAGCCGTTCGCCACCCGTGTCGAGGCCAAGGCCGATGTGCGGCAAAAGGCGTTGCTGAGCAAGCTGGCGCCGGAGCAGGTCAAGTCGACCGAACTGGCCGGTGAGCTGATCGTGCAGATCCTCAGCCACGCACCGGGCAATGGCCAGGCGATTGGCGGCCTGAAGGTGATGACCGCCAATGGCTGGTTCGCCGCGCGGCCGTCGGGCACCGAGGACATCTACAAGATCTACGCCGAAAGCTTCATCGACGAGGCGCACCTGCAGCGCCTGGTGCAGGAAGCGCAGGTGCTGGTGGATGCGGCAATTGCCTGA
- the czcO gene encoding putative oxidoreductase CzcO (*Name czcO), translating into MTLNNLEIDTLVVGAGQAGVAMSEHLNKLGVPHLVLERNRIAEAWRTGRWDSLVANGPVWHDRFPGLEFNLDADAFAGKDQVADYFEQYVRKYNLPVRTGIEVKRVVRNSDRPGFTIETNEGVIRANRVVAATGPFQKPVIPAIAPKDSNLHQIHSAAYFNPQQLPEGAVLVVGAGSSGVQIAEELMRAGRQVYLSVGAHDRPPRAYRNRDFCWWLGVLGEWDAEIAKPGREHVTIAVSGARGGHTVDFRALAHQGMTLVGITQSFENGVARFQDNLVENINRGDENYLALLDAADAYIESNGLDLPEEPEARTRLADPACMSNPLRELDLAKAGVTSIIWATGYGVDFSWLQVDTFDANGKPQHQRGVAREPGVYFLGLPWLSRRGSSFIWGVWHDAKHVAGHIATQRTYLAYRDREQREADEQQANTISNVSTLGAH; encoded by the coding sequence ATGACACTGAACAACCTCGAAATCGACACGCTCGTCGTCGGCGCCGGCCAGGCCGGCGTGGCCATGAGCGAACACCTGAACAAGCTTGGCGTGCCGCACCTGGTGCTGGAGCGCAACCGCATCGCCGAGGCTTGGCGCACTGGCCGCTGGGACTCGCTGGTGGCCAACGGCCCGGTCTGGCACGACCGCTTCCCGGGCCTGGAATTCAACCTCGACGCCGACGCCTTCGCGGGCAAGGACCAGGTGGCCGACTATTTCGAGCAATACGTACGCAAGTACAACTTGCCCGTGCGCACCGGCATCGAAGTGAAGCGCGTGGTGCGCAACAGCGACCGCCCAGGCTTCACCATCGAGACCAACGAAGGGGTGATCCGCGCCAACCGCGTGGTCGCTGCCACCGGCCCGTTCCAGAAGCCGGTAATCCCGGCCATTGCGCCGAAAGACAGCAACCTGCACCAGATCCACTCCGCCGCTTATTTCAACCCCCAGCAGTTGCCCGAAGGCGCGGTGCTGGTGGTGGGTGCCGGCTCTTCCGGTGTACAGATAGCCGAAGAACTGATGCGCGCAGGCCGCCAGGTGTACCTGTCGGTCGGCGCACACGACCGCCCGCCACGGGCCTACCGCAACCGCGACTTCTGCTGGTGGCTGGGCGTGCTGGGTGAGTGGGATGCAGAAATCGCCAAGCCTGGCCGCGAGCACGTCACCATCGCCGTCAGCGGCGCCCGTGGCGGCCACACCGTAGACTTCCGTGCCCTCGCCCATCAAGGCATGACCCTGGTCGGCATTACCCAGTCGTTCGAGAACGGCGTGGCGCGCTTCCAGGACAACCTGGTCGAGAACATCAACCGCGGCGATGAAAACTACCTGGCCCTGCTGGATGCCGCCGATGCCTACATCGAAAGCAACGGCCTGGACCTGCCGGAAGAACCCGAAGCCCGCACACGCCTGGCCGACCCGGCCTGCATGAGCAACCCGCTGCGTGAACTGGACCTGGCAAAGGCCGGCGTCACCAGCATTATCTGGGCCACCGGTTACGGCGTGGACTTCAGCTGGCTGCAGGTAGACACCTTCGACGCCAACGGCAAGCCCCAGCATCAGCGTGGCGTGGCCCGCGAGCCTGGCGTGTACTTCCTTGGCCTGCCGTGGTTGTCGCGCCGTGGTTCGTCGTTCATCTGGGGCGTGTGGCACGACGCCAAGCACGTCGCCGGCCACATCGCCACGCAACGCACCTACCTGGCCTACCGCGACCGCGAACAGCGCGAAGCGGATGAGCAGCAAGCCAACACGATCAGCAACGTCAGCACCCTCGGAGCCCACTGA
- a CDS encoding 4-sulfomuconolactone hydrolase: protein MNIFDEPKIDCHNHLFDPARFPYHPDAPYAPSGQEVATQEQFTRVMDTYGVQHALLVGPNSGYHTDNRCLLHALATGQGRFKGVAVVEAGIQLDALAALQAQGVVGIAFNPALYGVASLKDVDGLFGKLAELGLFAQVQVCEDQLLELRSLLQGSHTRLLIDHCGRPDVAAGVQQPGFQALLRLADSGRASVKLSGMQKFAAADALLEQSRAYVHALLEAFGADACVWGSDWPFIRQRSRVDYGPLLKLAERLMPDARLRQAVMWDTPRRLFGFA from the coding sequence GTGAACATCTTTGACGAACCGAAGATCGATTGCCATAACCATTTGTTTGACCCCGCCCGTTTCCCTTACCACCCCGACGCACCCTATGCACCCTCCGGCCAGGAAGTCGCCACCCAGGAACAGTTCACCCGGGTGATGGACACCTACGGTGTGCAACATGCCTTGCTGGTGGGCCCCAACAGCGGCTACCACACCGACAACCGCTGCCTGCTGCATGCCCTGGCCACCGGGCAGGGGCGGTTCAAGGGCGTGGCGGTGGTCGAGGCGGGTATCCAGCTCGATGCACTGGCTGCGTTGCAGGCGCAGGGGGTGGTCGGTATCGCCTTCAACCCAGCGTTGTACGGGGTGGCCAGCCTCAAGGACGTTGATGGCCTGTTCGGCAAGCTGGCCGAGCTCGGCCTGTTCGCCCAGGTGCAGGTGTGCGAAGACCAACTGCTTGAACTGCGCAGCCTGCTTCAGGGTTCGCATACACGCTTGCTGATCGACCATTGCGGCCGGCCGGACGTGGCGGCTGGCGTGCAGCAGCCAGGCTTCCAGGCGCTGTTGCGGCTGGCTGACAGTGGCCGCGCCAGCGTCAAGCTGTCAGGCATGCAGAAGTTCGCGGCAGCCGATGCATTGCTGGAGCAAAGCCGTGCCTATGTGCACGCCCTGCTCGAAGCCTTCGGTGCGGATGCCTGCGTGTGGGGCTCCGATTGGCCGTTCATTCGCCAGCGCTCGCGGGTGGACTACGGCCCGCTGCTGAAACTGGCCGAGCGCCTGATGCCGGATGCCCGGCTGCGCCAAGCGGTGATGTGGGACACCCCACGACGTCTGTTCGGGTTCGCCTAG